The Stigmatella aurantiaca DW4/3-1 genome contains the following window.
TCGAGGAGAGGACGGGGGTGAGGGGCTCGCTCGCGGAGACGCTGGTCATCGTGGGCGCCGTGGTCCTGTCCCTGCCGTTCCTGGTGGGCGTGGCGCGCCTGGCGAGCCGGCTCGGGGTGACCCTGGCCGAGGTGGCGCTGCCCCGGCGGCTGGACCGCAAGGTGGATCTCGCGGCCGCCCCCCGGCGGGCGCTCACCGTGACGATCCAGGTGATCATCGTCCTGCTCATCGGGGCCCCGGTCATCGCCATCACCCAGCCCTTCCTGAGCGGCTTCACGGGCGCGCTGCTCGTGTTGGTGCTGCTCGGGGCCTTGGGCGTGGTGTTCTGGCGCAGCGCGACGAACCTCCAGGGGCACGTCCGGGCAGGGGCGCAGCTCATCGTGGAGGCCCTCGCGGCGCAGTCCCGCTCGAAGGAGCCAGGGGCCGAACCCCAGGCCCTGGAGCAGGTGCATGGCATGTTGCCTGGATTGGGAGAGCCCACGCCTGTCCGGTTGGGAGACAAGAGCCCCGCCATTGGCCGGACCCTGGCGGAGCTGAACCTCCGGGGCCAGACGGGGGCCACGGTGCTCGCCATTCAGCGGGGGGAGGAGGGCATCTCCTTCCCCACGGCCAAGGAGGTGCTCAAGCTGGGAGATGTGCTCGCCCTGGCGGGCACCCACGAAGCGGTGGAGGCGGCCCGGAACCTGCTGATGCCCGAGGCCCTGGCCCCCCCGCCGGAGGGCACTCAGGTCCACGCCTGAAGGGCCTCAGGCAGGCCCTGGAGGCGTGAGGGGACGGGTGCGAGGCAAGCGCACGCGGAAGGTGGTGCCCCCCACGGCCGTGGACTCCATCGCCACGCTCCCGCCATGGGCCCGCGCGATGTTCTCCACGATATAGAGGCCCAGCCCGATGCTGCGCCCCTGCTTGTCCCACTGGCTCGTGGCGCGCTGCAAGGGCTGGAACAGCAAGGTCTGGGCTTCCAACGGGATGGGCGCCCCCTCGTTGTGGACTTCCAGGAGGAGCGTGTCCTGCTCGCCCCGCGTCTTCACCAGCACGGGTGTGGCGGCAGGGCTGTACTTGAGCGCGTTGGTCACCAGGTTCGTCATCAACTGGGTGATGCGGTCTGGGTCCCACTCCCCCTCGCCGTTGCCCTCCGCCGTGATGAGGATCTCCCGCTCGGGGGCGTTCATTCCCACCTCTTCCGCCACTTGCCGGACCAGGGCGTGCGCGTCGAGGGGGCGCGGTTGGATGGGGAGGCCTCCTCCCAGCCTGGCCTGGGTGAAGTCCAGCAGATCGCGCACCATGCGCGTGGCCAGCTCCGCATTGTTCTGAATGCGCGCGATGGATTTGAGCGTCCGTCCTTCCAGCTCTTCCTGGCGCATCAGCACCTGCGTGCTCATGAGGATGACGCTGAGGGGATTGCGCAGGTCGTGGCTGACGATGCCGGCGAGGTGCTGCTCGAACTCGCGCGCCTTTTCCGCCTCCCTGCGCGCCGTCGTCTCGGCCACGAGCAAGGCTTGCGTCCGCTGATGCAGCTTTTCCGCCTCCCGGCTCAACCGCTCGCGTTCTTTCTCCACGGACTTGCGCGAGCTGATGTCCTCGAAGGACACCACCGCGCCCACCACCTGGTTGTCCTTCCGCAGCGGGTTGGCCTGATAGCGCACGTGCAAGCGCTGTCCGTCCTTGCGGCTGAGGAGTTCATTGTCCATGCCCACATGCTGCCCGGAGGTCAGCGCGATGGAGATGCCGCAGGTTTCGGGGGTGCAAGGGGTTCCGTCCGCCCGGGTGTGGCGGGTCAAGGCGTGGATGTCGTGGCCCAGGATCTCCTGCACCGTGGAGTACCCCAGCAGGCTCAGGCACGCGGGGTTGGCGAAGATGCAGTGGCCCTCCGCGTCCATGCCCCAGATGCCCTCGGCGGTGGCATCCAGGAGCCCCCGGAAGAGCTCCTCGCGCTCGCGCAGCGCCTCGATCGAGCGGCGCTGGTGGGTGGCGTCTTGCATGGCGCCGACCATGCGCACCGCGTTGCGGCCGGTGTCCCGGACGACGAACGCGCGGTCCTTCACGAAGGCATGGGTGCCATCCGAGCGGAGGTAACGGTACTCGGCGTACCAGTTCTGGCCATGCGGTGAGCCGATGACGGACTGGATGCCCTGGATGACCCGCTGCCGGTCGTCCGGGTGGATGCGTTCGATCCTCCAGGAGGCATCGGAGCCGATCTCCTGGCTGTTGTAGCCGAAGAGGCTGGAGATGCCCGGGTTCCAGCTCACCGTGTTCGTCACCAAGTTCCAGTCCCAGATGGCATCTTGTGTCGCCCGGAACGCCAACGCGAAGCGCTCCTCCGAGGCGCCGAGGGCCGCGTTGGCTTCCCGGGTTTCCTGGAGGGAGCGCTCGGCGAACTCGCGGGCCGTGCGCGCATCGCTGAGGGCCAGGGAGCGCTCGGCTTCGGCCAGCTTCTTGTCGCTGATGTCGCGGAAGACGAGGACGACGCCCGTCAGGGTGCCCTTGCTGTCCCGGATGGGCGCCGCGCTGTCGTCGATGGGGACCTCGCTCCCATCCTTGCGGATGAGCAGGGTGTGGTTGGCCAGGCCCACCACGTGTCCCTCGCGCAGCACGCGCTCCACGGGGTTTTCCACCGGCAAGCGCGTGTACTCGTTGATGATGCGGAAGATGCTGGTGAGCGGCTGGTTGCGGACCTCCTCCCAGGTCCAGCCCGTCACGGCCACCGCCACGGGGTTGAGAAAGGTGATGCACCCCGTCGAGTCCGTGGCGATGACGGCGTCGCCGATGCTGTGCAGCGTG
Protein-coding sequences here:
- a CDS encoding PAS domain S-box protein, whose translation is MDHQTKAPPRRTSQHVRQGPEANVFGSRYPWEMGPGGEFPQRGQVWLLEDSPTQAAHARRLLEPHYTVETFLDGESMLEALAQASPPPDTLLLDWQLPGTSGLEVCRFVRQMYGETYLPILMLTVRGERTDFLEGLTAGANDYVAKPYDDAELLARVRTLVRIRQQAEALRMREEWLSTTLHSIGDAVIATDSTGCITFLNPVAVAVTGWTWEEVRNQPLTSIFRIINEYTRLPVENPVERVLREGHVVGLANHTLLIRKDGSEVPIDDSAAPIRDSKGTLTGVVLVFRDISDKKLAEAERSLALSDARTAREFAERSLQETREANAALGASEERFALAFRATQDAIWDWNLVTNTVSWNPGISSLFGYNSQEIGSDASWRIERIHPDDRQRVIQGIQSVIGSPHGQNWYAEYRYLRSDGTHAFVKDRAFVVRDTGRNAVRMVGAMQDATHQRRSIEALREREELFRGLLDATAEGIWGMDAEGHCIFANPACLSLLGYSTVQEILGHDIHALTRHTRADGTPCTPETCGISIALTSGQHVGMDNELLSRKDGQRLHVRYQANPLRKDNQVVGAVVSFEDISSRKSVEKERERLSREAEKLHQRTQALLVAETTARREAEKAREFEQHLAGIVSHDLRNPLSVILMSTQVLMRQEELEGRTLKSIARIQNNAELATRMVRDLLDFTQARLGGGLPIQPRPLDAHALVRQVAEEVGMNAPEREILITAEGNGEGEWDPDRITQLMTNLVTNALKYSPAATPVLVKTRGEQDTLLLEVHNEGAPIPLEAQTLLFQPLQRATSQWDKQGRSIGLGLYIVENIARAHGGSVAMESTAVGGTTFRVRLPRTRPLTPPGPA